Part of the Desulfobacterales bacterium genome is shown below.
TATCCAATCCTCCCGGGTTGATTATGAAGCATACTTACCACATTTTTTACGACATTACAAGGTTGACGTGACACTAGTCTATCAGGTCAAAGAAGATAAAATCCGCATCCTGGCCTGCCGGTACCACTACTAAAAAGGGTTACGTCTGCGAGGATACGTTCGTCGCCCTTCAAATGGATTTTATTTTTTCGTAATCTCTTTACCGCCTGCCATCCTCCACTGCTTCGAATCAGACCGCCTCCGAACAGGGCTCCGGGTGCATCGATGCAGGCTTTTCGAGGCATACTAAAGCCAATAGAATCATCAGAATGAAAAATAAAGCATTAATGCAAGGCCGTCCCCATATTTCAATAGACAAATCGAGAAAAGGAATGTCTCATCACACCCGTGTCCGGCTAACACCAAATTCACAGGCGCCTGCTTTTTGGCGTCCTGTGCAATGCAAGGTTATGCATTTTTAAGTTTCTGATTCTACGATTTTGATTTCTTCCTCCGTTAAATCATACAATTTATACACGAGTTGATCGATTTGTCTGTCCGTCGATTCGATTTGCCGCCTCAACATGTCTGTTGTCTGAGGAACTTTTGATTCGACCAGTTTTTTGTTTAACTCCAGCATTTGATCGACAAGGCTGACAATCTGGTCGTGCCGGGCGACATCGGCGGAATCGTCGAAGTTGATGGTGCGGATGGGGAAACGTTTACAGTCTCTTATAAGGATCTTTTGGAATCGCATTTTAAACTCATCAAGAAACCGCTTCTGATGATAGAAGTTGATCAACTTAGAATTCAAAAGCCCCAAAATGTACTCAAGCGAATTTTCGTCATTAGGTAGCAGGTTGAATGCATTTTGGGTATTGTAGAGGACATCGGATGTTAAGGCAGCCCAAATACGCAAACTGCTCCAATCGATTATCTGCTTAACTATAATCCGCTTTTCAGTAAAAAACCGTTCTTCACGGGGTGCCCCAAGCCAGTCACCGTAGCTAATCCATTCTTCACCATTCCAGCTAACTTGATAACGTCGAACATCATTTCCTTTCAGGAGCTTCTTGTAAGTTGAATCTTTTTGGTGGTCGGCGTGGAAAGCCTTTTCTTTGATCTGTTTCTCTGTATGTCCCTTGTATTTGTCGTAGGGAGTCAATCCTAAACAAAACTCAACCAGAAAGACCAATGGGACTCCCTTTCCCTCAATCTTTTTAAGGATGACGTTGTGGAAATCAGTTGTATTTACAGGCCAAACATAATCAGGAGCTTTAGCCACATTGTTCATCGATAATTCTCCATGAATATGTGCTGTTGTTGGCGCTATCGAAGAAATTCGTTCATATCCACGATATGCAATGAGATTAGTCGGCACTTTTGTTTTGTGAGGAGAACTCCAAGTCACAATCACTGTATCAACTTTGACCTCTCCAGCAGCGGAACCAAAAGATTCATTCGGCAAGCGAGCCAAATATAGTAATGTGGTTTCATTAAGAATTTTTTTTCTCAGAGCGGTATAGGATGTTTGCGCTAAGACCGCAGTCGGGACAATCATTGAAAAATAGCCGTCAGATTTTTGAAGCAAAGAAAATGATCGTTCCATGAATGTAGCAAAAAGGTTGACCCGGTTGTTGGCGCATTCGTAGGATTTGAAGATATAAGACAGTTCTTGTACCGGAAAACCTTTCAGGTCAACATACGGCGGATTGCCGATCACCGCGTCAAACCCGCCATCCTTCATTATTTTCGCAAATTCGGCATTCCAGTCAAAAGCATTGACTCGATAGATTTCTTCTTCGTCAAAAACACTCATCTGTTGATGGTTATAGAAATCCGGCCCGATCAAGGAGTTCCCGCATTTGATGTTGTTCGACAGGTCAGGCAGAACCCGCTCTTGAAACAGGAGCATCTGATTGCCGATGCTCTGTTCGTCCTCCCCTTCCAGCACCTTGAGCAACAGGGACAGCTTTGTCACCTCCACCGCCTGATGATCGATGTCCACGCCGTAAATGTTGTTCAACAGGATTCGCTTGCGCTCGTCGGTGGTTAACCGCCATCCCCTTTTCTGGGAACGGTAGATGCGGGGCGTTTTGCCTTTTGACCAGTTTTCCGGGCCGTCGTTGATGTATTCATCCCGATGCCAGTCTATCAAAAACTGATAAGCGCCGATCAGAAACGAACCCGAACCGCAGGCCGGGTCCAATATCTTCAGGTGACTCACGCCGCCCCTGGGGCCGGGTTTTTTGCCCTCCACCAGCTTGCCCACGGTGTTTTTAACGATATAGTCCACTATGTAGTCCGGCGTGTAGTAAACCCCGCCCGCTTTGCGGACTTCCGGTTTTTCCTCGATTTTGGCCTGGTGACCGGCAGTGAGGCGAATGACCTTGCCCAGAAATTTTTCATAGACTCGCCCGAGGATGTCGGCCGACAGAACGGAAAACTCGTAAGGGCTTTCCGGGTAATATAGGTTGTTGAAAATATCCTTTAGCGGCTTGTCATCAATCTGCAGGAAGGGCGTCAGGTTGTCGCAATTTTCGCGGCCTTTTTCTTTTCTGAAATGAAACAACCCGGAATTGTATTTTTCGTCCGCTTTATTGAAAAGATGGAACAACCGTTTGTAAACATTCTCCCCGTTTCGCAGCGCCATTAATCCGCCGTAAGCTTCCATGCCCCGATCCTCGCAGATACGGAGAAACACGATCCGGTCGATTGTCTGCTGAACGGCGAAGTTCAATTCCCGTTGGGAAAGGTTCGGATTGCGCAGGGCGATGTTTCTGGCCAAGAGTTCCCGCCAGCGTTCGATCTCCTGCAGGAATGCGGCATCGACCTCCATCGTACCTTTCTTGATTTTATTGGACTCGATGTATTTGTCGAAGGAGCCTTTCAGAATCGCATCCCGGGAAAAGATGCCGGCGATTTCTTCCCACCGGTCCGCATAATCCGTGTATTTGAAATAAAGGATGCGGGAGTGGGAAACCTTGTCGGTTTTCACCGGTTTCGTCCGGCAGTCGTAAACGGCAAACTCTTCGAAGTCCGTCAGAATGCTGAGGAACAGCTTGGCGCTCCAGCCGTATCGGCGCAACTGGTAGGCCGGATGGATGTCTTCCTGGATGTTGATCGACGGTTTCTTCGCTTCCAGAAAAAACTTGCGGGCGCCTCCGATCCGGAAGCAGTAATCAGGCGCCTTGGTGACGCCGCCGACTTTTATGGCGTCTTCATGGATAACGTCCTTGTAGGCTTCGGCATAGCCCTGTTTGTTGGCAACATCCCAGCCCAATTCCTCGAAAAAAGGATCTATGAATTCACGGCGCACTTGGGTTTCATTGTAGATACCTTTTTTATACGATTCCAGATTGTAATCGAACGTCTCGGTTAATTCTTTGATTCTGTCAGGTACATTCATATTTCAAAACCTACTTTATTAACGCATGAACGCCAAGCTAAGCAGCGCAGCTTGCTGCGTCCTTGCTTGAGCGTCTTGTTATGCCTTGATTACAATACAAGGCATTGATAGTAAGTTTAAATCAGTTGACCAACCCGCTCGTAAGGCTGCTGCACCGACCAATGAAAGTACTGAATGTTCATCAATGGCATTGGCATGGCTCAACTGTGGCAGGGCATTCACAAAACAATCAATAGCAATGATAGCATCACCTGAGTGGCCACTTCCTTTCGCTGTGGATGTAACAAATGCTTCCCACAAAAATATGGTATTTGAACTTTGAAATGCATCCCAATTTAATTCCGCTATAGGGGGCTTACCAAGCTTTTCAGTGAGCTGATTCATCACCCAAAGAACCTCGACCAATCCAGTAGCTAAAGCCCCAGTACCGGCACTGGCACTCCAGCTTCGATTTCCCTCTCCTTTTCGTG
Proteins encoded:
- a CDS encoding TaqI-like C-terminal specificity domain-containing protein, which encodes MNVPDRIKELTETFDYNLESYKKGIYNETQVRREFIDPFFEELGWDVANKQGYAEAYKDVIHEDAIKVGGVTKAPDYCFRIGGARKFFLEAKKPSINIQEDIHPAYQLRRYGWSAKLFLSILTDFEEFAVYDCRTKPVKTDKVSHSRILYFKYTDYADRWEEIAGIFSRDAILKGSFDKYIESNKIKKGTMEVDAAFLQEIERWRELLARNIALRNPNLSQRELNFAVQQTIDRIVFLRICEDRGMEAYGGLMALRNGENVYKRLFHLFNKADEKYNSGLFHFRKEKGRENCDNLTPFLQIDDKPLKDIFNNLYYPESPYEFSVLSADILGRVYEKFLGKVIRLTAGHQAKIEEKPEVRKAGGVYYTPDYIVDYIVKNTVGKLVEGKKPGPRGGVSHLKILDPACGSGSFLIGAYQFLIDWHRDEYINDGPENWSKGKTPRIYRSQKRGWRLTTDERKRILLNNIYGVDIDHQAVEVTKLSLLLKVLEGEDEQSIGNQMLLFQERVLPDLSNNIKCGNSLIGPDFYNHQQMSVFDEEEIYRVNAFDWNAEFAKIMKDGGFDAVIGNPPYVDLKGFPVQELSYIFKSYECANNRVNLFATFMERSFSLLQKSDGYFSMIVPTAVLAQTSYTALRKKILNETTLLYLARLPNESFGSAAGEVKVDTVIVTWSSPHKTKVPTNLIAYRGYERISSIAPTTAHIHGELSMNNVAKAPDYVWPVNTTDFHNVILKKIEGKGVPLVFLVEFCLGLTPYDKYKGHTEKQIKEKAFHADHQKDSTYKKLLKGNDVRRYQVSWNGEEWISYGDWLGAPREERFFTEKRIIVKQIIDWSSLRIWAALTSDVLYNTQNAFNLLPNDENSLEYILGLLNSKLINFYHQKRFLDEFKMRFQKILIRDCKRFPIRTINFDDSADVARHDQIVSLVDQMLELNKKLVESKVPQTTDMLRRQIESTDRQIDQLVYKLYDLTEEEIKIVESET